A single Tachypleus tridentatus isolate NWPU-2018 chromosome 9, ASM421037v1, whole genome shotgun sequence DNA region contains:
- the LOC143226821 gene encoding putative RNA-binding protein EIF1AD, which translates to MSKITKKKHVAKEVLDCFVVPEGEQQIVRVICGKGNNLHEVESDVGEKFLVSMPTKFRKNVWIKRGDFVIVEPIEEGDKVKAEIVYILYKDQIKHIKSEGKWPVEFEETKNLENNCYDSNAVSESDDEDLFVNRNRPDISYNDDSDSSSESEDESCE; encoded by the exons ATGTCCAAAATAACAAAGAAGAAACATGTAGCAAAGGAGGTTTTAGATTGTTTTGTGGTTCCTGAGGGAGAGCAACAAATTGTTCGG gtaATATGTGGTAAAGGTAATAATCTTCATGAAGTAGAATCTGATGTGGGAGAAAAATTCCTTGTCAGCATGCCAACCAAGTTCCGTAAGAATGTGTGGATTAAAAGAG gtGACTTTGTAATAGTGGAACCAATAGAAGAAGGAGATAAAGTGAAAGCAGAAATTGTTTATATCCTGTATAAGGATCAGATCAAACATATTAAAAGTGAAGGCAAATG GCCTGTTGAATTTGAGGAAACCAAAAATCTGGAAAACAATTGCTATGATTCAAATGCAGTTTCAGAGAGTGACGatgaagatttatttgtaaaCAGAAACAGACCAGATATTAGTTACAATGATGACTCTGATTCATCCTCAGAATCAGAAGATGAAAGCTGTGAATAA